In Terriglobales bacterium, the genomic window GTAGAGGGGCTGGCGCGCGGTCTGCAGGGCGGGGTCGAGCCAGCGCGAGCCGATGGCCACGTCGGCGCCCGCGGCGATGCGCGCGAACAGCTTCCCCGCCTCGGTGATGGGCGCGGAGAGGTCGGAGTCGGTGAACAGCAGCAGCTCCCCCGAGGCCTGGAGCATGCCGTTGCGCACGCTGTAGCCTTTGCCCCGGTTGCCCGGGTTTTGCAGCAGGCGGACGGTGGGGCGCCGCCGGGCGTATTCGCGGACCAGGTCGGCGGTCGAGTCGGTGGAGCCGTCGTCCACCACCAGCACCTCGGCCTTCCAGCCGCAGGCCTCCAGGTGGGCCAGGACGCGGTCGAGGGTCGCACCCAGCCGCTGGCCTTCGTTATAGGCAGGAATGATGATGCTGTAGGTGGTTTCCATCGGCGGGCAGGACCATTTTAGGGCTTTTGCACCCCCGCCGCGAAGAAACCCCTCCCCGGCCCTTGACACCCCGAGCCCCAAGGATTATTTTTAGCTGTAGCGAAGCACTCTGCAGACCGACGAAGGTCCCCCCCTGCCCTTCCAGAGCCCGCAAAAAGGATTGAAAATTGGTTGGCTCCTCCAAATTGGTTGACCGAGACCGTCTCTTGGCCGTTCTCTCTGCGGCCACAGCCGGCGGCGTAACTGCAACCCCAGAAAAGTCCAGCATGAAGCTGAAATCACTCCTGCTTTGCCGCGACCCGCTGGTGCTGCAAACCCTGCGGCGGCTCTTGGACGAAATGGGAGTCGAAGTGGAAGTCTGCTCCGAGCTCGAGTTCGGCATGGAGATGTTCTCGCGCAAGAAGTTCGACGCGGTGATCGTGGACATGGAGATGAGGGGCGCGGGCGACGTGATGAAGGCCCTGCGGCGCACCGCCTCCAATAAGAACATGGTCACCTTCGCGCTGATTGACGGCCGCGCCCACCTGAAGACGGCGTTCGAGATGGGCGCGAACTTCGTGGTGCACAAACCCATCTCGCCCGAGCGCGCCAAGCTGACCATGCGGGCGGCGCACAACCTCATGCGCCGCGACCGCCGCAATCTGAACCGCCACAACCTGCAGGTGGTCGCCTCGCTGACCTTCGAGGGCGGAGCACAGATCCAGTCCATCGTGACCGACCTGAGTGACACCGGCATGTCGGTGATTTTGGCGGAGCCGCTGCCCGGCGGCCGCACCATGCGTATCACCCTGCCCCTGCCCGGCACCCAGAAGACCATCGAAGGCTTCGGAGAGTTGGTATGGGCAGACGAGCAGACCCGCGCCGGGATCCGCTTCGTGCAGCTCCCCCAGATTTCCCAGAAGCAATTGCTGGCCGAATGGCTGAAGCACTTCACCAGCTTCGTGGTCCCCACCCAACCCTAGCCGGCCCGCCCCTCCTCGTCCGCTTCCTCTGCTCCGTTCCGTTGCGCCCTCGGGCACCAAGGTTTAGGCTTTGGGCCTATGCGCGCGCGGTTCGTGCGTCCTCTTGTTGCTCTCGCCCGAATGACCCTTGTGTCTGAGGGCGGCGAGCGGCGCACATTCGAAGTGTGCGGGCACGTCGTGGACCCCGCCCCCGACGAGGAGCTGAAGGCGGAAGAGAATCCATGAAGACCCTGGACGAATACCTGCGCGACGCCGAAGTTGCCCACGGACACCTGTGCGCCGGCCAGGTGCTGGGCGTCCGGCTGGCCATGCTGGGCCTGCAGAAGCTGGCAATCTCCGATCCGCGGGGCGCGGACCGCAAGCGCCTGGTGACCTTCGTGGAGATCGATCGCTGCGCCACGGACGCGGTGTCGCTGGTCACCGGCTGCCGCCTGGGCAAACGGGCGC contains:
- a CDS encoding dolichyl-phosphate beta-glucosyltransferase, yielding METTYSIIIPAYNEGQRLGATLDRVLAHLEACGWKAEVLVVDDGSTDSTADLVREYARRRPTVRLLQNPGNRGKGYSVRNGMLQASGELLLFTDSDLSAPITEAGKLFARIAAGADVAIGSRWLDPALQTARQPLYRQLFGRIFNLLLRLILGLRFKDTQCGFKAFTRRAAQLIFARQRIERWGFDPELLFLAGKLGLKVEEVAVEWADDPRSKIRPLRDGLRIFSEMLRIRWYSLTGKYSGPEPSHAAK
- a CDS encoding response regulator — its product is MKLKSLLLCRDPLVLQTLRRLLDEMGVEVEVCSELEFGMEMFSRKKFDAVIVDMEMRGAGDVMKALRRTASNKNMVTFALIDGRAHLKTAFEMGANFVVHKPISPERAKLTMRAAHNLMRRDRRNLNRHNLQVVASLTFEGGAQIQSIVTDLSDTGMSVILAEPLPGGRTMRITLPLPGTQKTIEGFGELVWADEQTRAGIRFVQLPQISQKQLLAEWLKHFTSFVVPTQP